One Solanum pennellii chromosome 10, SPENNV200 genomic region harbors:
- the LOC107001512 gene encoding ethylene-responsive transcription factor 1B-like: MELSSLHCPNYDFLLNEFRIWEFDSELNNHDHHIPRSSSSSKTTNFLKRSNYDEVTSYSIKRKDADGKKEIDEEKHYKGVRKRPWGKYAAEIRDSTRKGIRVWLGTFDTAEEAALVYDQAAFSMRGPLALLNFSTKKVRESLENINFFIQDGLSPAAALKEKYKMRMKNMKRRNRKKKMKKTVLIFEDLGADLLEELLFNST, from the coding sequence ATGGAACTTTCATCCCTTCATTGCCCAAATTATGATTTCTTACTAAATGAATTTCGAATATGGGAATTTGATTCCGAGTTGAATaatcatgatcatcatatacCAAGAAGTTCGTCATCCTCAAAGActacaaattttttgaaaagaagCAACTATGATGAGGTGACATCATATTCCATCAAGAGAAAAGACGCGGatggaaaaaaagaaatagatgaAGAAAAACATTATAAAGGAGTTAGAAAGAGGCCATGGGGTAAATATGCGGCAGAAATAAGGGATTCAACAAGAAAGGGAATTAGGGTATGGCTTGGGACATTTGATACGGCTGAAGAAGCTGCTTTAGTTTATGATCAAGCTGCATTTTCAATGCGCGGTCCTTTAGCACTTCTCAATTTTTCAACGAAAAAGGTCCGAGAATCactagaaaatattaatttttttatccaaGATGGCTTGTCTCCAGCAGCTgctttaaaggaaaaatataaaatgagaatgaaaaatatgaagaggAGAAAtaggaagaagaagatgaagaaaacagttttgatttttgaagactTGGGTGCTGACTTATTAGAAGAACTTTTGTTCAATTCAACATGA